A part of Syngnathus acus chromosome 20, fSynAcu1.2, whole genome shotgun sequence genomic DNA contains:
- the rnf6 gene encoding E3 ubiquitin-protein ligase RNF6, which yields MVMDPPGGGDERRRQAERLRREEAYYHFINDLSEEEYRLMRDSNLLGTPGEVTAEELQQRLDGAKERESSQPSTEQHLPAAEPAEQQGGSGEERGSGGRRGAGSAEPGAESSNGDSLLEWLNTFRRTGNATRSGQSGNQTWRAVSRTNPNSGEFRFSLEININHDQPEAGEHADAIDAAEQPVADAVPGSTSPPRRAASSAGTPRPSPYPTPRPALSRRMQTRRTRSSSSSSALSVTPPALSAPLAPPPQRRGDATHSLVPQPTSSHSDESASSARAPANAELEQSQDNVTLSLDCPRVSPQSGSQAPAPGQEARRMRSRGRWRRVAAAWNGGIPARASRRSRSPLHRSPTSTPASSSAISGSSIHIVDAGTGSVPMETGGEAAAELAATAAEPTVESGQHESHSAGAGGSSSVRRHPTIMLDLQVRRIRPGENRDRDSIASRTRSRARVAENTVTFESDSGGFRRTISRSERAGIRTYVSTIRIPLRRISETGLGEPNSTALRSILRQIMTGFGELSSLMETEADSETPGHVDVGVVNTNASPADRLYASESAAVQAGSGGQDQERVGPAGGEEEPVGQPRLSGGAASAAEGRPPPTSRDTNNLVENGTLPILRLAQFFLLNDEDDDEHPRGLTKEQIDNLATRSYGQASLEGEAGRACSVCINEYAQGNKLRRLPCAHEFHIHCIDRWLSENNTCPICRQPILAAHHD from the exons ATGGTTATGGACCCTCCTGGTGGGGGAGACGAGCGTCGGAGACAGGCCGAGCGTCTTCGGAGGGAGGAGGCCTACTATCATTTTATAAATGACCTGAGCGAAGAGGAGTATCGTCTTATGAGAGACAGCAACCTGTTGGGGACCCCCG GGGAGGTGACAGCCGAAGAGCTCCAGCAACGTCTGGATGGAGCCAAGGAGCGCGAGTCATCCCAGCCAAGCACTGAGCAGCATTTGCCTGCCGCTGAGCCAGCGGAGCAACAGGGCGGTAGCGGAGAGGAGAGAGGCTCCGGCGGGAGACGAGGAGCAG GTAGTGCAGAGCCAGGGGCAGAATCATCCAACGGGGACTCGTTGCTGGAGTGGTTGAACACTTTCCGGCGCACTGGGAACGCCACCCGCAGCGGGCAGAGCGGCAACCAGACGTGGCGCGCCGTCAGCCGGACCAACCCCAACAGCGGTGAGTTCCGCTTCAGCCTGGAGATCAACATCAACCACGACCAGCCCGAGGCGGGGGAGCACGCTGACGCGATAGACGCGGCCGAGCAGCCCGTCGCCGACGCCGTCCCGGGCTCAACCTCGCCGCCCCGCCGCGCCGCTTCTTCGGCCGGCACACCCAGGCCGTCCCCTTATCCCACGCCTCGGCCCGCCCTCAGCAGGAGGATGCAGACCCGGCGCAcgcgcagcagcagcagcagcagcgcccTCTCCGTGACCCCACCTGCACTTTCAGCCCCTCTTGCGCCCCCACCTCAAAGGAGAGGCGACGCCACGCACTCTTTGGTACCGCAGCCCACGAGTTCTCATTCGGACGAGTCAGCATCTTCCGCTCGTGCGCCCGCCAATGCAGAACTGGAGCAAAGCCAGGACAATGTGACTTTATCTCTTGACTGTCCCCGAGTGTCGCCTCAGTCGGGATCGCAGGCACCGGCGCCTGGACAGGAAGCGCGTCGGATGCGATCACGCGGCCGTTGGCGCCGGGTGGCGGCCGCGTGGAACGGCGGCATCCCGGCCCGCGCGTCCAGAAGAAGTCGATCCCCCTTGCACAGAAGCCCCACGAGCACGCCGGCGTCCAGCAGCGCCATCAGCGGCTCAAGCATCCACATCGTCGATGCGGGCACGGGTTCGGTTCCCATGGAGACAGGGGGGGAGGCGGCGGCAGAACTCGCCGCCACCGCGGCAGAGCCGACGGTTGAGAGCGGCCAGCACGAATCGCATTCGGCCGGCGCGGGTGGCTCCTCCTCGGTTCGCCGACATCCCACCATCATGCTGGACCTGCAGGTGAGGCGGATCAGACCCGGGGAGAACCGGGATCGCGACAGTATCGCCAGCAGGACACGctcccgggcccgcgtggccGAGAACACGGTCACATTTGAGAGCGACAGCGGCGGCTTCCGTCGCACCATCTCGCGCTCGGAGCGCGCCGGGATCCGCACCTACGTCAGCACCATTCGGATCCCGCTGCGGCGCATCAGCGAGACGGGCCTGGGCGAGCCCAACTCCACCGCGCTGCGCTCCATCCTGCGCCAGATCATGACCGGCTTCGGAGAACTCAGCTCCCTCATGGAGACGGAAGCCGATTCCGAGACTCCCGGCCACGTGGACGTCGGTGTTGTGAATACAAACGCTAGCCCCGCGGACCGCTTGTACGCCAGTGAGAGCGCAGCGGTCCAAGCGGGTTCGGGCGGGCAGGATCAAGAGCGAGTGGGCCCGGCCGGCGGCGAGGAGGAGCCGGTCGGCCAGCCCAGGCTCAGCGGCGGTGCGGCGAGTGCGGCGGAGGGCCGGCCGCCGCCCACCAGCCGGGACACAAACAACTTGGTGGAAAACGGCACCCTGCCCATCCTGCGGCTGGCGCAGTTCTTCCTGCTGAAcgacgaggacgacgacgagCACCCGCGCGGCCTCACCAAAGAGCAGATAGACAATTTGGCCACGCGCTCGTACGGCCAGGCCAGCCTGGAGGGCGAGGCGGGCCGCGCGTGCAGCGTCTGCATCAACGAGTACGCGCAGGGCAACAAGCTGCGGCGCCTCCCCTGCGCGCACGAGTTCCACATCCACTGCATCGACCGCTGGCTCTCGGAGAACAACACCTGCCCCATCTGCAGGCAGCCCATCCTCGCAGCGCACCACGACTGA